A portion of the Candidatus Hydrogenedentota bacterium genome contains these proteins:
- a CDS encoding MerR family transcriptional regulator: MDVPEGADPNRRYSIGEASEKTGVPVHLLRQWETRYPQLRPHRTKTNRRFYFAKDIEIILRIKTLTRHEGMTGKGAKMRLTEELRGAVRPRTRGQARILVDKIIEEARTVLNILGPDTEPMPQRPAPSPPPENIERFKPGRG; the protein is encoded by the coding sequence ATGGACGTACCCGAAGGCGCGGACCCGAACCGGCGCTATTCCATCGGCGAAGCCAGTGAGAAAACCGGGGTGCCCGTGCATCTCCTGCGCCAGTGGGAGACGCGGTATCCCCAACTCAGGCCGCACCGCACCAAGACCAACCGCCGCTTTTATTTCGCCAAAGACATCGAAATCATCCTCCGCATAAAAACCCTGACCCGCCATGAGGGGATGACCGGCAAGGGCGCAAAAATGCGCCTCACCGAGGAACTGCGCGGCGCGGTCCGCCCCCGGACCCGGGGGCAGGCGCGGATTCTGGTGGACAAAATCATCGAGGAGGCCCGGACAGTTCTGAACATTCTGGGGCCGGACACAGAACCCATGCCGCAGCGGCCAGCCCCTTCCCCGCCGCCCGAAAACATCGAGCGCTTCAAACCGGGCAGGGGATGA
- a CDS encoding endonuclease/exonuclease/phosphatase family protein gives MRHALLVAVLLGTAMAVVAEELPLRVMTFNVRYGTAMDGKNAWAKRRDILVNCVKASSPDILGVQECLDFQAEHIAAQLPDYRWMGIGRDQNGKGEMTAVLYRHASLVPVSVRHFWLSEQPDVPGSVSWDSSLTRMATLVRFHHPATGRFFLYVNTHFDHKGEQARQESVGVVSRELEKEDQTLPVIFTGDYNAAAGNSEPYRRAMEAGFRDTWTEAPERRGPSLTWSGFEAPKEGVDSRIDWILFRGAVEPQWCETVLYNEDGRYPSDHYPVVAQLTLK, from the coding sequence ATGAGGCATGCCCTTCTTGTGGCGGTGCTGCTTGGAACCGCCATGGCTGTTGTCGCCGAGGAGCTTCCCCTCCGCGTCATGACCTTTAATGTGCGCTATGGCACCGCCATGGACGGAAAAAATGCCTGGGCCAAGCGGAGGGACATCCTGGTGAACTGTGTCAAGGCCTCCTCGCCGGACATTCTCGGCGTGCAGGAGTGTCTGGACTTCCAGGCGGAGCATATTGCCGCGCAGTTGCCGGATTACCGTTGGATGGGCATTGGCCGGGACCAGAACGGCAAGGGGGAGATGACGGCGGTGCTTTACCGACATGCCAGCCTGGTGCCGGTGTCGGTCCGCCATTTCTGGCTCAGTGAGCAGCCCGATGTGCCCGGTTCGGTCTCCTGGGACTCCAGCCTCACGCGCATGGCCACGCTTGTCCGATTCCACCATCCGGCCACGGGCCGTTTTTTCCTCTATGTGAACACGCATTTTGACCACAAAGGGGAGCAGGCCCGGCAGGAGAGCGTGGGCGTGGTCAGCCGTGAACTGGAAAAGGAGGACCAGACGCTTCCTGTGATTTTCACGGGGGACTACAACGCCGCAGCGGGAAACAGCGAGCCCTACCGGCGGGCGATGGAAGCGGGATTCCGCGACACTTGGACCGAGGCACCGGAACGGCGCGGGCCGTCGCTTACCTGGTCAGGTTTTGAGGCGCCCAAGGAGGGGGTGGACAGCCGCATAGACTGGATCCTTTTCCGGGGCGCCGTGGAGCCGCAATGGTGTGAAACGGTTCTGTACAACGAGGACGGACGGTATCCCTCGGACCATTACCCCGTGGTTGCGCAGCTCACCCTCAAGTGA
- a CDS encoding PAS domain S-box protein: MSEKGSAWEGLWAEAMARVAASGEPAPDMPQENLQALLQELSVSRVALGMLRDELAGTRGQLEKSRDELRAIYENAPVMMCLLDRTRNIIYANHAFKAFTGVDDDQLVMSRACGVLGCINALDDPRGCGHGRNCADCNVRRAMEEVLATGESRRGIEYKTTLVRNGESDEVVMLASIARLSTGGAHNLLLCLEDITERTRAEEFARCQEERLRLAMEATSDGFWEWDVTSGNAVFSPRMYEMLGHTPDSLNADAATWAQLMHPDERSDAREKVRSFSRSGEEYYHSENRFLSKSGGWRWIMCRGRVVERTPQGGPLRLVGTSTDITERKLAEEALRESEERFKGLADSIGNVAVHSFSAEGIIRYWNQASEKVYGYTAEEALGKDIYALIIPEDVRDEARSALREWAKLGLPIPPLELLLQRKDGSPVPIMSSYAILRRPGCESEFFCMDMDLTEQKEAQAALRESEARRLESERRLLHAQKLESLGVLAGGIAHDFNNLLMAVLGNVELSMEMLSPLSPALDGLREAMNAARRAVDLTRQMLAYSGRGQFMLVHLDLNELVRENAHMLRAAISKNVTMNLQAGDALPPILADPGQLQQVVMNLITNASEAVGEKPGIVRLATGTMECDAAYLAKSRLAPPEPGRYVWLEVADTGCGMERETVERLFDPFFTTKFTGRGLGMSAVQGIIKGHRGAIMVDSTPERGSTIRVLFPAAHVEPAPKPQKASGTGREPAVFSGTVLVVDDEELVLKLGGSMLGRLGFSVLSATNGGEAVDIYREKGRDITAVLLDLTMPVMDGVATLRALREVNPEVRVILCSGFTKNEVTSRFPLEGLSGFLQKPYHLKALQAELGRVLGVAQV; encoded by the coding sequence ATGAGCGAGAAGGGCTCGGCATGGGAAGGTCTCTGGGCGGAGGCGATGGCGCGGGTGGCCGCCTCAGGGGAGCCCGCCCCGGACATGCCACAGGAAAACCTTCAGGCGCTGCTGCAAGAGTTGAGTGTCAGCCGGGTCGCGCTCGGGATGCTGCGGGATGAACTCGCGGGAACCCGCGGCCAGTTGGAAAAGAGCCGCGACGAACTCCGGGCCATCTACGAGAACGCCCCGGTCATGATGTGCCTGCTTGACCGGACCCGCAACATCATTTATGCCAACCATGCGTTCAAGGCGTTCACCGGGGTGGACGACGACCAGCTTGTGATGTCGCGGGCCTGCGGTGTGCTCGGGTGCATTAACGCCCTGGACGACCCGCGCGGCTGCGGCCACGGCCGCAACTGCGCGGACTGCAATGTGCGCCGGGCCATGGAGGAGGTGCTGGCCACGGGGGAAAGCCGCCGCGGCATTGAATACAAAACCACCCTGGTGCGAAACGGCGAGTCCGACGAGGTGGTCATGCTGGCCTCCATTGCCCGGCTCAGCACCGGCGGCGCCCACAACCTGTTGCTGTGTCTGGAGGACATCACGGAGAGAACCCGCGCCGAAGAGTTTGCCAGATGCCAGGAAGAACGGCTCAGACTCGCCATGGAGGCGACGAGTGACGGTTTTTGGGAGTGGGACGTGACCTCTGGAAACGCCGTGTTCAGCCCGCGCATGTACGAGATGCTCGGCCATACCCCGGATAGCCTGAACGCGGACGCGGCCACTTGGGCACAACTGATGCATCCGGACGAGCGCAGTGATGCCCGGGAGAAAGTGCGGTCGTTTTCCCGGAGCGGCGAGGAATATTACCACAGCGAAAACCGCTTTCTTTCCAAGAGCGGCGGGTGGCGCTGGATAATGTGCCGGGGCCGGGTGGTGGAGAGGACCCCGCAGGGCGGGCCCCTGCGCCTCGTCGGCACCAGCACGGACATCACGGAACGGAAACTCGCAGAGGAGGCGCTGCGCGAGAGCGAGGAGCGGTTCAAGGGTCTTGCGGACTCCATAGGCAATGTCGCGGTGCACAGTTTTTCGGCGGAAGGCATCATCCGGTATTGGAACCAGGCAAGCGAAAAGGTCTATGGGTACACGGCGGAGGAGGCCCTCGGGAAAGACATCTATGCGTTAATTATTCCCGAAGATGTCCGGGACGAGGCGCGCTCGGCCCTGCGGGAATGGGCCAAGCTGGGGCTGCCCATACCACCGCTGGAACTGCTTTTGCAGCGGAAGGACGGCTCCCCGGTCCCGATAATGTCGAGTTACGCCATTCTGCGGCGGCCCGGCTGCGAGTCCGAGTTTTTCTGCATGGACATGGACCTGACGGAGCAGAAAGAGGCCCAGGCCGCGCTGCGCGAGAGCGAGGCGCGGCGGCTCGAGTCGGAACGGCGCCTTCTGCACGCCCAAAAGCTGGAATCCCTCGGCGTGCTGGCGGGGGGCATCGCCCACGACTTCAACAACCTGCTGATGGCGGTGCTGGGCAATGTCGAGCTTTCGATGGAAATGCTTTCGCCCCTCTCCCCGGCCCTGGACGGACTCAGGGAGGCAATGAACGCGGCGCGGCGCGCCGTGGACCTGACCCGCCAGATGCTGGCCTATTCGGGCCGGGGTCAGTTCATGCTGGTTCATCTGGACCTCAACGAGCTGGTCCGCGAAAACGCGCACATGCTCCGGGCCGCGATCTCCAAAAACGTCACCATGAACCTGCAGGCCGGGGACGCACTTCCCCCCATTCTCGCCGATCCCGGACAGCTTCAGCAGGTCGTGATGAACCTCATCACGAACGCCTCCGAGGCGGTGGGGGAGAAGCCCGGAATTGTCCGTCTGGCCACGGGGACCATGGAGTGCGACGCCGCTTATCTTGCCAAAAGCCGCCTGGCCCCCCCGGAGCCGGGACGCTATGTGTGGCTTGAGGTGGCCGACACGGGCTGCGGCATGGAGAGGGAGACAGTGGAACGCCTTTTCGACCCCTTTTTCACCACCAAGTTCACCGGCCGCGGACTGGGCATGTCGGCGGTGCAGGGAATCATCAAGGGTCACCGGGGCGCGATTATGGTGGACAGCACGCCGGAAAGGGGAAGCACCATCCGGGTGCTGTTCCCCGCCGCGCATGTTGAACCCGCGCCCAAACCGCAGAAGGCTTCCGGAACGGGGCGGGAACCCGCCGTTTTCTCCGGCACGGTGCTGGTTGTGGATGACGAGGAACTGGTTCTCAAGCTGGGCGGCAGCATGCTGGGCCGGCTGGGTTTCAGTGTGCTTTCCGCAACAAACGGCGGCGAGGCCGTGGACATTTACCGTGAAAAGGGGCGTGATATCACGGCTGTGCTGCTCGATCTCACCATGCCCGTGATGGATGGTGTGGCCACACTCAGGGCACTGCGGGAAGTCAACCCAGAGGTGCGGGTGATTCTTTGCAGCGGTTTCACGAAGAACGAGGTGACGAGCCGTTTTCCGCTGGAGGGCCTGTCGGGGTTTCTCCAGAAACCCTACCACCTGAAGGCGCTTCAGGCTGAACTGGGGCGGGTGCTCGGCGTGGCGCAGGTGTAG
- a CDS encoding DNA methylase, producing MAPKPELMTTTLWDFPSQQYGDESQGDKNYRGATPAYILWNLLQRYTKPKDLVVDPMAGSGTTLDVARELGRRALGYDLQPTRPDIFHCDARKLPLEDGKASFVFVDPPYSTHLEYSNDPRCIGKLHAGGPDYYIAMERVIAEIHRILKPGRFMALYVSDSFEKEKPFCPIGFELFSRLSGLFTPVDIICVTRRNRTLQRNHWHTSAIEGNYFLRGFNYLFVMRKETSIIQETRSLPHSMNIPPQKNYPAQADAKKSKPFVSDAIKSKSPSSRQNKRLHAPRRKPQ from the coding sequence ATGGCCCCGAAACCCGAACTTATGACAACCACCCTGTGGGATTTCCCCTCGCAGCAATACGGCGACGAGTCCCAGGGGGACAAGAATTACCGGGGCGCCACGCCCGCATACATTCTTTGGAACCTGCTCCAGCGCTACACCAAGCCGAAAGACCTTGTGGTGGACCCCATGGCCGGAAGCGGCACCACACTGGATGTGGCGCGGGAACTGGGCCGCCGCGCCCTGGGGTACGACCTTCAGCCAACCCGTCCCGACATCTTCCACTGCGACGCCCGCAAGCTGCCACTGGAGGACGGCAAGGCATCTTTTGTCTTTGTTGACCCACCCTACTCCACCCACCTGGAGTACAGCAACGACCCCAGGTGCATCGGAAAACTCCATGCGGGCGGGCCGGACTATTACATCGCCATGGAGCGGGTCATTGCCGAGATTCACCGGATACTGAAACCCGGCCGGTTCATGGCCCTGTATGTCTCCGACTCGTTTGAGAAGGAGAAACCTTTCTGCCCCATCGGGTTTGAACTGTTCAGCCGCCTGAGCGGACTCTTCACCCCAGTGGACATCATCTGCGTGACTAGGCGAAACCGCACCCTCCAACGCAACCACTGGCACACTTCGGCGATAGAGGGAAACTACTTCCTGCGCGGGTTCAACTATCTGTTTGTCATGCGCAAAGAGACCAGCATCATCCAAGAAACCCGGTCTCTCCCCCACTCCATGAACATCCCCCCTCAAAAAAATTATCCTGCGCAAGCAGATGCAAAAAAATCAAAACCGTTTGTTTCGGATGCTATTAAGTCAAAATCGCCTTCCTCTAGGCAGAATAAAAGGCTTCATGCCCCACGACGCAAGCCACAGTGA
- a CDS encoding sodium/solute symporter (Members of the Solute:Sodium Symporter (SSS), TC 2.A.21 as described in tcdb.org, catalyze solute:Na+ symport. Known solutes for members of the family include sugars, amino acids, nucleosides, inositols, vitamins, urea or anions, depending on the system.) yields the protein MRTVDIVVLVVYFLAMAAMGPYFARKNKSTDNYFLGGRSFPGWLIGLSMFATSISSITFVAYPGDAFKTAYIRFIPCLMLPLGIYIAAKVFLPFYRRARITSAFEYLEVRFGSGVRAYAATVFIIGQVTRLGMILYLVSMLVQEMTGLNAQYSILIGGIITSFYTITGGIEAVIWTDFFQSFLLWFGGFAILVLVIMGIDGGLGTIISVASQDGKFMLGDLNSATGMLEKAPWGFSISEKTVVMMLLIGLTNWLTEYSSNQNVIQKYVATKNPKEATQAIWICCLCSVPTWAFFMFLGTSLYVHFKLNPDPAVAAMLDGTSKADAIIPYFVVQKMPAGLSGLVIAGVLAAAMSSLSSSINAISAVGITDIYRRHLAKGRTEKHYMNAARLVSLAASVLMLGFAFVLLSFTDKTLQDTGSKLVAILAGGLLGLYFLGFLTSRGDGRAVAVGIVCTLAFSLWLFLVELKVIDATVPFETYYGGLVGNLIMFIVAYFFGSLFFKNKRDMTNLTVWTQTAEWKALDD from the coding sequence ATGCGGACTGTGGATATTGTGGTGCTGGTGGTGTATTTCCTCGCCATGGCGGCGATGGGGCCCTATTTTGCCCGGAAAAACAAGAGCACGGACAATTACTTTCTGGGCGGGCGCTCTTTTCCGGGCTGGCTCATCGGTCTGTCCATGTTCGCCACGTCCATAAGCTCCATCACGTTTGTGGCGTATCCCGGGGACGCGTTCAAGACCGCGTACATCCGCTTCATCCCCTGCCTGATGCTGCCCCTGGGCATCTATATCGCGGCCAAAGTCTTCCTGCCCTTCTACCGGCGCGCGCGCATCACCTCCGCCTTTGAGTACCTGGAGGTCCGCTTTGGCTCCGGTGTCCGGGCCTACGCCGCCACAGTCTTCATCATCGGCCAGGTGACCCGTCTGGGCATGATTCTGTATCTCGTTTCCATGCTGGTGCAGGAGATGACCGGCCTCAACGCGCAGTACAGCATCCTGATCGGCGGGATCATCACCTCGTTTTACACCATAACCGGCGGGATTGAGGCGGTCATCTGGACCGATTTCTTCCAGTCTTTCCTGCTGTGGTTCGGCGGATTTGCCATTCTGGTGCTCGTCATCATGGGTATAGACGGCGGACTGGGCACCATTATTTCCGTGGCCTCGCAGGACGGCAAGTTCATGCTGGGCGACCTCAACAGCGCCACAGGCATGCTGGAAAAGGCCCCCTGGGGTTTCAGCATCTCGGAGAAAACCGTGGTGATGATGCTGCTTATCGGGCTGACCAACTGGCTGACGGAATACAGCAGCAACCAGAACGTCATCCAGAAATACGTCGCCACAAAAAACCCGAAAGAGGCCACCCAGGCCATCTGGATTTGCTGTCTGTGCAGTGTGCCCACATGGGCGTTCTTTATGTTCCTGGGCACCTCGCTGTACGTGCACTTCAAGCTCAACCCCGATCCCGCCGTGGCGGCCATGCTGGACGGCACGAGCAAGGCGGACGCAATCATCCCCTACTTTGTCGTGCAGAAGATGCCCGCCGGCCTTTCCGGCCTTGTGATTGCGGGCGTGCTCGCCGCGGCCATGTCCTCCCTCTCCTCCAGCATCAATGCCATTTCCGCCGTGGGCATCACGGACATATACCGGCGCCACCTTGCCAAGGGCAGGACGGAAAAGCACTACATGAACGCGGCGCGCCTTGTCTCGCTGGCCGCCTCGGTCCTGATGCTGGGGTTCGCCTTCGTGCTGCTGAGTTTCACCGACAAGACCCTGCAGGACACGGGCAGCAAACTGGTGGCCATCCTTGCGGGCGGCCTGCTGGGCCTCTATTTCCTGGGTTTCCTCACCAGCCGGGGCGACGGCCGGGCCGTGGCCGTGGGCATTGTGTGCACCCTGGCGTTCAGCCTGTGGCTGTTCCTGGTTGAGTTGAAGGTGATTGACGCCACAGTGCCCTTCGAGACCTATTATGGCGGGCTGGTCGGCAACCTCATCATGTTCATCGTCGCCTATTTCTTCGGCAGCCTGTTTTTCAAGAACAAGCGCGACATGACCAACCTCACGGTCTGGACGCAGACGGCGGAATGGAAGGCCCTGGACGACTGA